From a single Brassica napus cultivar Da-Ae chromosome C9, Da-Ae, whole genome shotgun sequence genomic region:
- the LOC111209964 gene encoding uncharacterized protein LOC111209964, translating to MLPPELQPRLFRPHISSTSSSSEQASSSPNYSPHMSPASTRSFIDRRTSGATSRSSNSRFSPSSFAYNGRIALALVPCAAFLLDLGGAPVIATLTVGLLISYIVDSLDVKFGAFLGIWMSLITAQIAFFFSSSLLSSFNSLPLGLLAAFLCAETTFLIGCWTSLQFKWLQLENPSIVVALERLLFACAPFTASSLFAWATISAVGMSSSSYYFLVFACVFYWLFAIPRVSSFKTKQEAKYLGGEIPEDNYILGSLESSFLSLNLMFMPLLFHVASHYSVMFSSAASVSDLLLLFFVPFLFQLYASTRGGLWWVTKDSRQLQSIRIVNGAVALVVIVICLEIRVVFRSFGKYIQVPPPLNYLLVTTTMLGGAAGAGASVLGMISSGLSSAFFTALAVIVSSAGAIVVGFPLLFTPLPAVAGLYFARFFTKKSVPSYFAFVALGSLMVIWFVMHNYWDLNIWLAGMFLKSFCKLIVANIIIAMVIPGLVLLPSKFHFLAEAGMVAHALLLCYIEDRFFNYSTIYHYGMEDDVMYPSYMVISTTLIGLAVVRRLFADHRIGSKAVWILTCLYSSKLAMLFLSSKSVVWVSAALLLAVSPPLLLYKEKSKSASKMKPWQGYAHALVVAISVWFCRETIFDALQWWNGRPPSDGLLLGFCIVLIGLACIPIVALHFSHVLSAKRSLVLVVATGCMFILMQPPMPMTWSYHSEMIKAARQSADDISIYGFMASKPTWPSWLLIVALLLILAAATSLIPIKYVVELRAFYSVAMGLALGVYISAEFFLQAAVLHALIVVTMVCASVFVIFTHFPSASSTKLLPWVFALLVALFPVTYLLEGQVRIKNDLGDNAAWGWDAREEDKKVTAMLAIEGARTSLLGLYAAIFMLIALLIKFELTSLLREKVSEKSGQSKTQGGASGMFPTRTRLMQQRRATSIQSFAIEKMSEEGAAWMPAVGNVATIVCFAICLILNIHISGGSSQAIFFLAPILLLLNQDSDLLSGFGDKQRYFPVTLAISTYLALSSLYVVWEEVWFGGNTGWGVEIGGREWFFAVKNLALLILTAPGHIIFNRYVWSYSTKNSDPSPMLTLPLSFAAVVITDVFQVRLLGVLGIVYSVAQYVISRQQHIKGLRYI from the exons ATGCTGCCACCGGAGCTGCAGCCGCGGCTATTCCGGCCGCACAtatcctccacctcctcctcaaGTGAACAAGCCTCGTCTTCTCCCAACTACTCTCCCCACATGAGCCCCGCCTCAACCCGAAGCTTCATCGATCGTCGAACTAGCGGTGCTACTTCGAGATCCAGCAATTCTCGCTTCTCTCCTTCCTCCTTCGCCTACAACGGACGCATCGCTCTCGCTCTCGTCCCCTGCGCCGCCTTCCTCCTCGACCTCGGCGGCGCTCCGGTGATCGCCACCCTCACCGTCGGCCTCCTCATCTCCTACATCGTCGATTCCCTCGACGTCAAGTTCGGAGCCTTCCTCGGGATATGGATGTCGCTCATCACGGCCCAGatcgccttcttcttctcctcctccctcCTCTCCTCCTTCAATTCCCTCCCCCTCGGCCTCCTCGCGGCGTTTCTCTGCGCTGAGACCACGTTCCTCATCGGATGCTGGACGTCGCTCCAGTTCAAGTGGCTCCAGCTCGAGAATCCTTCGATCGTCGTCGCTCTCGAGCGTCTCTTGTTCGCCTGCGCTCCTTTCACCGCCTCTTCGCTTTTCGCCTGGGCTACGATCTCCGCCGTCGGGATGAGCAGCTCGTCTTACTACTTCCTCGTGTTCGCTTGCGTGTTCTACTGGCTTTTCGCGATTCCTAGGGTTTCGTCGTTCAAGACCAAGCAGGAGGCTAAGTACCTCGGAGGAGAGATCCCTGAGGATAACTACATCCTTGGATCTCTCGAGAGCTCTTTCCTTTCGCTGAATTTGATGTTCATGCCGCTTCTCTTCCACGTGGCGTCGCATTACTCTGTGATGTTCTCGTCAGCTGCTTCGGTCTCCGATCTGCTGCTCCTGTTCTTCGTCCCTTTCCTGTTTCAGCTCTACGCCTCGACGAGAGGTGGTCTTTGGTGGGTTACCAAGGACTCCCGTCAGCTGCAGAGCATTCGGATTGTGAATGGGGCTGTTGCTTTGGTTGTGATTGTGATTTGTTTGGAGATTAGAGTTGTTTTTCGCTCCTTTGGGAAGTATATCCAAGTTCCCCCTCCGTTGAACTACCTTCTggtgacgacgacgatgcttgGAGGTGCTGCTGGCGCTGGTGCTTCGGTTCTTGGAATGATCTCGAGTGGTCTTAGCTCTGCCTTTTTCACAGCTTTAGCTGTGATTGTGAGTTCTGCTGGAGCTATTGTTGTAGGATTTCCACTTCTG TTTACTCCTCTTCCTGCAGTCGCTGGGCTTTATTTTGCTCGTTTTTTCACAAAGAAAAGTGTGCCCTCTTACTTTGCATTTGTTGCGCTTGGAAGCTTAATGGTTATATGGTTCGTAATGCACAACTACTGGGATTTAAACATATGGCTAGCCGGCATGTTCCTCAAATCATTCTGTAAGCTTATAGTGGCCAACATTATCATAGCCATGGTCATCCCTGGTCTTGTTCTTCTCCCATCAAAATTTCACTTCCTGGCCGAAGCTGGTATGGTGGCCCACGCATTATTGCTGTGCTACATTGAGGACCGCTTTTTTAATTACTCAACCATATACCATTATGGAATGGAAGACGATGTGATGTACCCTAGTTACATGGTTATCTCGACGACGCTAATTGGATTGGCTGTGGTGAGGAGACTGTTTGCTGATCACCGAATTGGATCAAAGGCGGTCTGGATCTTGACTTGTCTGTATTCATCAAAGTTGGCTATGCTGTTCCTTTCATCAAAATCAGTTGTATGGGTGTCTGCAGCTCTACTGCTGGCTGTTTCCCCTCCCTTGCTGCTATACAA GGAGAAGTCGAAATCTGCCTCTAAAATGAAACCATGGCAAGGTTATGCTCATGCCTTAGTGGTTGCTATCTCTGTTTGGTTTTGCCGAGAAACGATATTTGATGCTCTACAGTGGTGGAATGGAAGACCACCGTCTGATGGCTTGCTTCTTGGTTTCTGCATCGTTTTAATTGGTCTGGCCTGTATACCAATTGTTGCACTCCACTTTTCGCATGTCCTG TCCGCTAAGAGAAGCCTGGTATTGGTAGTGGCAACTGGATGCATGTTTATTCTGATGCAGCCACCGATGCCTATGACCTGGAGTTACCATTCAGAAATGATCAAGGCCGCTCGTCAGTCAGCTGATGACATCTCTATCTACGGATTCATGGCATCCAAACCGACTTGGCCATCTTGGTTGTTGATTGTGGCACTCCTGTTGATTCTCGCTGCTGCCACATCTCTAATCCCAATCAAATACGTGGTAGAACTGAGAGCATTTTACTCCGTTGCCATGGGTCTAGCTCTCGGTGTTTACATATCTGCAGAGTTCTTTCTACAAGCTGCTGTTCTACACGCTCTGATTGTTGTAACAATGGTGTGTGCCTCGGTTTTTGTCATCTTCACCCATTTTCCATCTGCCTCAAGCACAAAGCTGCTTCCCTGGGTGTTTGCTCTTCTCGTGGCTCTATTTCCAGTGACATATCTGTTAGAAGGTCAGGTTAGAATCAAAAATGATCTCGGGGATAATGCTGCCTGGGGCTGGGATGCAAGGGAGGAGGATAAGAAAGTCACAGCGATGTTGGCCATTGAAGGTGCAAGAACATCTCTTCTAGGTCTCTATGCAGCGATCTTTATGCTCATAGCTCTCTTGATCAAGTTTGAGCTCACTTCGCTTTTGCGTGAGAAAGTCTCTGAGAAGAGTGGTCAGTCAAAAACTCAAGGCGGCGCAAGTGGGATGTTCCCAACACGAACGAGGTTGATGCAGCAACGCCGGGCCACCTCGATCCAAAGCTTTGCAATAGAGAAAATGTCGGAAGAAGGAGCGGCCTGGATGCCTGCGGTTGGTAACGTTGCCACCATCGTGTGCTTTGCCATATGCTTAATTCTCAACATCCACATCTCCGGCGGCTCAAGCCAAGCGATCTTCTTCCTGGCTCCTATCTTACTTCTCCTGAACCAAGACTCTGATCTCTTATCCGGGTTCGGCGACAAACAGAGATACTTCCCCGTCACGCTAGCTATATCAACATACTTGGCTTTATCCTCTCTGTACGTTGTATGGGAAGAAGTTTGGTTCGGTGGAAACACAGGTTGGGGAGTAGAAATTGGAGGGCGTGAATGGTTCTTTGCGGTGAAGAACCTCGCTCTTTTAATACTCACAGCACCGGGTCACATTATATTCAACAGATACGTGTGGAGTTACAGCACTAAAAACTCAGACCCGTCGCCGATGCTGACTTTGCCACTTAGCTTTGCAGCCGTGGTTATAACGGACGTGTTTCAGGTTCGCCTTCTGGGAGTTTTAGGCATTGTCTACTCAGTGGCTCAGTATGTGATATCTAGGCAGCAACATATCAAAGGGCTGAGGTATATTTAG
- the BNAC09G43730D gene encoding uncharacterized protein At1g10890 has translation MARNDSRSRSPSHRRRYSRSPLRSSRRTRRERSRDLYSSRHRKSTSPTLRQHQRDRSSSLSPSSSSDHKIAKEAKARLQHEAELKRLEEETARRIEEAVRKNVEERMNTEEAKAEIERRTKEAYEKMLLDVEIQLKNEKESALNEARRKEEQARREREELDKMLEENSRRVEESQRREALELQRKEEERYRELELIQRQKEEAARRKKLEEEEEIRNSSKLSNGSRSRSKLHFGMGL, from the exons ATGGCACGAAACGACTCGCGATCTAGGTCGCCGTCTCACCGCCGACGCTACTCTCGTTCGCCTCTCCGTAGCAGCCGTCGTACCAGGCGCGAGCGCAGCCGCGATCTCTATTCATCAAG GCACAGGAAAAGCACATCTCCTACGCTGAGGCAACACCAAAGGGATAGAAGTAGTTCCTTGTCtccctcatcttcttcagaccATAAAATTGCCAAGGAAGCCAAGGCAAG ATTGCAGCATGAAGCTGAGCTGAAACGACTAGAAGAAGAGACAGCACGGCGGATCGAGGAAGCAGTGAGGAAAAATGTGGAGGAAAGGATGAACACCGAGGAAGCTAAAGCAGAAATAGAGAGGAGGACAAAGGAAGCCTATGAAAAGATGCTTCTTGACGTGGAAATACAGCTGAAGAATGAGAAGGAGTCTGCTCTAAACGAGGCAAGAAGAAAGGAA GAACAAGCtaggagagaaagagaagagctTGATAAGATGCTAGAAGAGAATAGCAGGAGGGTTGAAGAGTCTCAGAGGAGAGAAGCATTGGAACTTCAACGGAAAGAAGAGGAAAGGTATAGAGAATTGGAGCTGATACAGAGACAGAAGGAAGAGGCTGCAAGGAGAAAAAaactggaagaagaagaagagattagAAACTCGAGCAAGTTATCAAATGGAAGCAGATCGCGATCAAAGTTGCATTTCGGCATGGGTCTATAA
- the LOC106372299 gene encoding transaldolase, producing MASISNLANLAPATATNSRSSSTSSVLPRSFLNLRSLNAKLSSSSHLSLRHHQTSRPSLFVRCSASGGNGSAAKRTTLHDLYDKEGQSPWYDNLCRPVTDLLPFIARGVRGVTSNPAIFQKAISTSNAYNDQFRTLVESGKDIESAYWELVVKDIQDACKLFEPIYDQTEAEDGYVSVEVSPRLADDTNGTVEAAKYLHKVVDRRNVYIKIPATAPCIPSIRDVIASGISVNVTLIFSIARYEAVIDAYLDGLEASGLDDLSRVTSVASFFVSRVDTLMDKMLEKIGTPEALDLRGKAAVAQAALAYKLYQKKFSGPRWEALVKKGAKKQRLLWASTSVKNPAYSDTLYVAPLIGPDTVSTMPDQALEAFIDHGTVKRTIDANVSEAEGIYSALEKLGIDWNKVGEQLEEEGVDSFKKSFESLLGTLQDKANTLKLASH from the exons ATGGCGTCCATTTCCAATCTCGCAAATCTTGCACCCGCCACTGCTACCAACTCCAGATCTTCTTCTACTTCCTCCGTCTTACCAAGATCCTTCCTCAACCTCCGCAGTTTGAACGCTAagctttcctcttcttctcatctctcccttCGTCACCACCAAACATCCAGACCTTCCCTCTT TGTGAGGTGTTCAGCCTCTGGTGGAAACGGAAGTGCTGCAAAGAGAACGACTCTTCACGATCTATACGACAAGGAAGGTCAGAGTCCTTGGTATGACAATCTTTGCCGTCCCGTCACTGATCTCCTCCCCTTCATTGCCCGTGGTGTTCGTGGCGTTACTAGCAACCCTGCG ATCTTCCAGAAAGCCATATCCACTTCAAATGCTTATAATGATCAGTTCAG GACGCTTGTGGAATCAGGAAAGGACATTGAAAGCGCCTACTGGGAACTCGTGGTGAAGGATATTCAGGATGCGTGCAAGCTCTTTGAGCCAATCTATGACCAGACAGAAGCTGAGGATGGCTACGTCTCCGTTGAAGTCTCGCCTAGGCTTGCTGATGATACCAACGGCACTGTTGAAGCTGCTAAATATCTTCACAAGGTTGTGGACCGTCGTAACGTCTACATTAAGATCCCTGCTACTGCTCCATGCATTCCTTCCATCAGAGATGTCATTGCTTCTGGAATAAGCGTCAACGTCACG CTTATATTCTCAATAGCTAGATATGAGGCAGTGATCGATGCATATTTGGATGGGCTTGAGGCTTCTGGACTTGATGACCTCTCTAGAGTTACAAGTGTTGCATCTTTCTTTGTGAGTCGGGTGGATACTCTTATGGACAAGATGCTTGAGAAGATTGGTACCCCAGAAGCCTTAGACCTCCGTGGCAAG GCAGCTGTGGCTCAAGCTGCATTAGCATACAAGCTGTACCAGAAGAAATTCTCAGGACCAAGATGGGAGGCTCTGGTGAAGAAAGGTGCCAAGAAGCAGAGGCTTCTCTGGGCATCGACTAGTGTTAAGAACCCAGCTTACTCTGACACCTTATATGTCGCTCCTCTCATTGGACCTGACACT GTGTCAACCATGCCGGATCAAGCACTGGAAGCATTCATAGATCATGGAACCGTGAAGAGGACTATAGATGCAAATGTGTCGGAAGCAGAAGGGATTTACAGTGCACTAGAGAAGCTGGGAATAGACTGGAACAAGGTGGGAGAACagttggaagaagaaggtgTTGACTCTTTCAAAAAGAGTTTTGAGAGTCTTCTTGGTACACTACAAGACAAGGCCAACACTCTCAAATTAGCCAGCCATTGA
- the LOC106370609 gene encoding indole-3-acetic acid-amido synthetase GH3.15, whose product MLPKFDPANHKACLSVLEDVTTNAKQIQDSVLEAILSRNAKTEYLRGFLKGKFDKQTFKKNLPVITYEDYRSYIDRIANGEPSDIICDRPVTVLLVSSGTSGGVPKLIPLTAEDMEQRNLFVSLYRPLPFKHIKGLSEGKSLLFYFLTRESETASRIPVRTMITCVLKSVTPANKFIWERIQISPIEIATCPDTTQSMYCQLLCGLIQRGNVSRLGAPFASSFLKVINFLGDHWSELCSNIRTGRVSPWIKDAHCLSGISTFLSAPNPELASIIEQECSKKSWEAIVRRLWPNAKCIEAVVTGSMSQYIPMIEFYGGGLPVISLFYGSSECLFGLNINPLSKPCDVSYTTVPSMAYFEFLEVKKDQEAGHDPLVNPVVVDLVDVKVGHDYEPVVTTFSGLYRYRLGDVLRVTGFYNNAPQFHFVGRNKVVLSIDMDKTYEEDLLNAVTNAKLLLEPHDFVLIDFTSRVDFSSYPGRYVLYWELGSKVKDKKLEPKREVMEECCFTVEESLDSVYRKGRKNDKNIGPLEIKVVRRGAFDELMNFFVSRGTSVSQYKTPRSVKNEEALKILEATVVSKSFSQKVPSWELHELHSSR is encoded by the exons ATGTTACCAAAGTTCGATCCGGCAAACCATAAAGCGTGCCTGTCTGTTCTTGAAGATGTGACCACCAACGCAAAGCAGATTCAAGATTCCGTGTTGGAAGCTATTCTTTCGCGTAATGCTAAAACCGAGTATCTTAGAGGTTTCCTCAAAGGTAAATTCGATAAGCAAACCTTCAAGAAGAACCTACCAGTAATTACTTACGAAGATTATCGGTCTTATATTGATCGTATCGCCAATGGAGAGCCCTCTGATATCATCTGTGATCGACCAGTCACTGTTCTCTTAGTCAG CTCAGGTACTTCAGGAGGAGTTCCAAAGTTGATACCTTTGACAGCAGAGGATATGGAACAGAGGAATTTGTTTGTATCTCTCTACAGACCTCTACCCTTCAA GCACATCAAAGGGCTTAGTGAAGGAAAATCcctattgttttattttttgaccaGAGAAAGTGAGACAGCCTCTAGAATACCTGTCAGGACTATGATCACTTGTGTTTTGAAAAGCGTGACCCCAGCCAACAAATTTATCTG GGAGCGAATACAGATAAGCCCGATTGAGATTGCGACATGTCCAGACACTACCCAGAGCATGTACTGCCAACTGCTTTGTGGGCTTATACAACGAGGAAACGTATCTCGCCTTGGTGCACCATTTGCATCTTCCTTCCTTAAAGTAATCAACTTCTTGGGAGATCACTGGAGTGAGTTATGCTCCAACATAAGGACAGGCCGTGTCAGCCCCTGGATCAAAGACGCTCATTGTCTTTCCGGGATCAGTACGTTCCTCTCAGCTCCAAATCCAGAACTAGCGAGCATTATCGAGCAAGAATGCAGTAAAAAATCATGGGAGGCTATAGTGAGGAGACTATGGCCAAACGCAAAATGCATTGAAGCTGTAGTTACCGGGTCCATGTCACAGTATATACCAATGATAGAGTTCTATGGTGGTGGTCTTCCTGTGATTTCACTATTTTATGGTAGCTCTGAATGTTTATTTGGTCTCAATATAAATCCTCTGAGCAAGCCTTGTGATGTGTCTTACACCACCGTTCCAAGTATGGCATACTTCGAGTTCTTAGAGGTCAAGAAAGATCAAGAAGCTGGTCATGATCCCTTAGTGAACCCTGTGGTTGTTGATCTTGTCGATGTTAAAGTTGGCCATGATTATGAACCTGTTGTCACAACTTTCTCTG GTCTGTATAGGTACCGTTTGGGAGATGTTTTACGAGTAACAGGTTTCTACAACAACGCGCCACAATTTCACTTCGTGGGAAGAAATAAGGTTGTTCTGAGCATCGACATGGACAAGACCTACGAAGAAGATCTCCTCAATGCGGTTACAAACGCTAAGCTCCTCCTGGAGCCACATGACTTTGTGCTCATCGATTTCACTAGCCGCGTGGACTTCTCCTCGTATCCAGGACGCTACGTGCTCTACTGGGAACTCGGTAGCAAAGTCAAGGACAAGAAGCTCGAGCCCAAGAGGGAGGTTATGGAGGAATGCTGCTTCACCGTTGAGGAGTCTCTAGACTCGGTGTACAGAAAAGGACGAAAGAATGATAAGAACATTGGACCACTTGAGATTAAAGTTGTTAGGAGAGGAGCGTTTGACGAGCTCATGAACTTCTTCGTGTCTCGAGGCACTTCAGTGAGCCAGTACAAGACGCCGAGATCAGTGAAGAATGAAGAAGCCTTGAAGATATTGGAGGCGACTGTTGTTTCCAAGTCTTTTAGCCAGAAAGTTCCGTCTTGGGAACTACATGAGTTGCATTCCAGTCGATAA